From the genome of Longispora fulva:
GCTGGAGATGGCCGGCGTGCCGTACGTGGGCGCGGGCGTCTTCGCCTCCGCCGCCGGGATGGACAAGGAGTTCACCCGCAAACTGCTGGCCGCGGCCGGCCTTCCGATCGGCCCGTGGACCGTGCTGAGGCCGGGCCAGGAGTTCGACGAGGCCGACAAGGAGCGCCTGGGCCTGCCGGTGTTCGTGAAGCCGGCCCGGGGCGGCTCCAGCATCGGCATCTCGAAGGTCACCGACTGGGCCGACCTGGACGCCGCGATCGCGCACGCCCGCGCCGCCGACCCGAAGGTGGTCATCGAGGCCGCGATCGTGGGCCGTGAGGTCGAGTGCGGCGTGCTGGAGGGCGAGCACGGCGGGGCGCCCGAGGCCAGCCTGTGCTCGGAGATCCGGATGGTGCGCAGCGCGTCGGGCTGGTACGACTTCGACACGAAGTACCTCGACGACGCCTGCGAGTACGACCTCCCGGCGCACCTGCCCGCCGAGGTCACCGCGAAGCTGCAGGACTACGCCGTGCGGGCCTTCACCGCGCTGGACTGCGCCGGCCTCGCCCGGGTCGACTTCTTCGTCACCCCTGAGCTCGACGTCTACATCAACGAGATCAACACGATGCCGGGCTTCACGCCGATCTCGCAGTTCCCGCAGATGTGGGCGGCGTCGGGGCTGCCGTACCCGAAGCTGGTGTCCCGGCTGATCCGCACGGCGCTGCGGAAGGGCACCGGGCTCCGTTAGTTCTTGCAGGCCGCCGGCGGTTCCGCGACGGCGGGCACGGCGGCGGCCACCGAGGAGGAGAACCCGGCGATGAGCTGCCCCTGGTACGACGTCGGGATGCTCACCCGCACCGGCGTCACCCGGTCCACGGTCCGGAACACGTTGGTGTCGGCCGCCTGCTCCCCGTACCAGCACACGCCGTTGATCGGGAACAACGTGCCGGTCGGCGGGAATGTCGTCGCAGGCCCGCCGCAGGTCATGGTGATGGCCGGCGAGCCGTACGCCGCCGTCTGCTCCGTGTTGCCCACCACGGCCCGCCGGGGCAGCTCGCCGAGCACGTCCGGCAGGCCCGCGACCAGCGCCCGGCAGCGCGGCACGTCGGCCTCGGCCAGCGCCGCGCCGGGCACGGTGACGCCCGAGCTGGGCATGACCGTGGACGTCGGCGTCGGCTCGGGCGCGGCCTTCGTGTTCACGAACCACAGCGCGGCGACGCCCAGGACCAGGGTCACGGGGACTGCGACGAAGGTGGCGGTCCGCGCGGCGGCCCGCCGATCGGGATCGGACAGGGCAGGCTCCTCGGGGGCGGCCGGCGGAGACCTACAGGTGCACCACCGAACAGGTGAGTGTCCGGGTGATCCCGGGGACCGCCTGCACCTTACTCACCACCATCTTGCCCAACTCGTCCACGGTCTGGGCCTCTGTGAGGACCACCACGTCATACGGGCCGGTGACGGCGTCCACCTTCGCGACGCCGGGGACGTCCACGATCGCGGCGGCCACGTCCCTCGCCTTGCCCACTTCGGTCTGGATCAGGATGTACGCCTGGACCACGACACGACTCCTTTGCCGTCGACGCACAGGGTGTGAACTGTGAAACTACCGCAGCGGGGCAGGATTCGGATCGCAGAGCGCAGGGGAGTGCGGAAATGACAGTCGCCAAGACGGGGGAGTTCGGGTTGATTGCCCGAATAACCGCCCGATTGGGTACCGGACCCGGGGTGCTCCTCGGCCCCGGCGACGACGCGGCACTCGTGGCGGCCCCGGACTCCCGGGTGCTCGCGAGCACCGACGTCCTCGTCGAGGGCCGGCACTTCCGCCGCGACTGGGCCTCCGGCACCGAGATCGGCCGCCGGGCCGCCGCCGCGAACCTCGCCGACATCGCGGCCATGGGCGGCTACCCGACCGCGCTGCTCGTCGCCCTGTGCTGCCCACCGGACCTGGACGTCGCCTGGGCCGAGGAACTCGCCGACGGACTGGCCGCCGAGGCCGCCCTCGCCGGGGCGGCCGTCGTCGGCGGCGACATCTCCGCGAGCCCGGTGCTCACCATCGCCGTGACGGCCCTGGGCGACCTGCGCGGCGCGAAACCCGTGCTCCGCGGCGGCGCCCGCCCCGGCGACGTGGTGGCGGTGGCGGGCCGCCTCGGCTACGCCGGCGCCGGCCTGACCATCCTGTCCCGCGGCTTCCGGTCCCCGAAACTCCTGGTGGACGCCTACCGCCACCCCGAGGTGCACTACGCCGCCGGCCCCCAGGCCAACCAGCTCGGCGCGACCGCGATGCTCGACATCTCCGACGGCCTGCTCGCCGACCTCGGCCACATCGCCACGGCCAGCGGGGTCGCCATCGACGTGCAACGCGCCGCCCTGGACGTGCCGGCGGCGATGGTCGACGCGGCCAAGGCGCTGGGCGTGGACCCGTACAGCTGGGTGCTCGCCGGGGGCGACGACCACGCGCTGGCGGCCACCTTCCCGCCGTACGCCGACCTCACCGACGACTGGCACGTGATCGGCCGGGTGAGCCACGGCGGCGGGGTCACGGTCGACGGCCGCCGGTATATCGGGCAGAAGGGATGGGACCACTTCCGATAGGGTTGTTCACTGTGAGCGATCTCGTCTTCCGGTCCCTGCCGTACACCGACCCCGTCGTCCAGCGGCTCCTCGAGGAGATCTACCTCGACCAGACCGAACGGTACGGCGGCCCCGACGCTGCGGCCGTCGACCCGGCGGAGTTCGCCCCGCCGCGCGGTGACTTCCTGACCGCCTGGCAGTACGGCGAACCGGTCGGCTGCGCGGGCTGGCGCAGCGACGGCGACAACGACGCGGAGCTCAAGCGGATGTACACCGTCCCGGCGGTCCGGGGCCGGGGCGTGGCCATCGCGCTGCTCGCCGCCGTGGAGGACAGCGCCCGGGCCGCCGGCCGGATCCGGCTGATCCTGAACACCGGCCCGAAGCAGCCGGAGGCCATCGCGCTGTACGAGAAGTGCGGCTACGACCCGATCGAGCCCTACGGCCACTACAAGGACTACGCCGAGGCCGTCTTCCTGGGCCGCGTTCTCTAGCGGCCGTCGGGGAGGTCGGTGACCGGGAGGGGTTCCAGGGAGAACTGGGTCTTCAGCCACGGCAACATGTTCCGGTACGTGACCGGGGTCTGCGGCCGGCCGAAGTCGTGGGACAGCACGATGGTCCCCGGCCGGATCAGGGTCCGGATCCGCTTGGACATGAACGCGACCATCACCTCGCCGGTGCCCCGGTCCTCGTCCTTGTAGCTCAGGTCGTCGACGTCCCAGAAGATGGAGTTCATGCCGAGCAGGGCGGCGTTGTCGACCATGCGCTTGTTGAACTTGCCGTAGGGCGCGCGGAAGTACCGGATCCGGGCCTTGGGTTCCGCCTCGTGGATCGCGTCGTTCGTCGCGGACAGGTCGCTCAGCATCTCACGATCGGGCAGGTCGCCCAGGTCCGTGCGGTGTTCCCAGGAGTGGTTGCACACGGTGTGGCCCTCGGCGACGATCCGCCGGACCAGGGCGGGGTTCGCCTTGACCTGCTTGCCCACCAGGCAGAACGTGGCCCGCACGTGGTTCTGCAGCAACGCGTCGAGCAGCGCCGGGGTCTGCACCGGGTCGGGGCCGTCGTCGAAGGTCAGCGCCACAGTGGTACCGCCGGTGCCCTGCAGTGAGCCGCCGGGGCCGATCGCCTTGCCGTTGAGCGCCGGGGCCAGCGGGCGGCGCTCCGGGCCCTTGGGCGAGGACTGTTGGTGCTCAGGCGTCGGCTGGGGCGCGGTGGCCTTCGGGGTGGGCGCAGCGCCGGCCTCGGAGCCGGGCGGCGGACCGCAGCTGGTGACCGCGAACCCGAGCGATAGGGCGATGGCTACCAGGACGGTCCTGGGGAGGAGGGGGCGCACAATTGGAAAGAGTACTGTAAAAAAATCCGACCGTCCCCCCAAGATCATCAGGGTGAACGGTCGGATTCGAAGTGGAACTAGGCGCGCGTGACTAGGCCCTGGTGACCTTGCCGGCCTTCAGGCACGAGGTGCACACGTTGACCTTCTTGGTGTTGCCGCCACCAGCCGGGGTACGCACGGTCTGGATGTTCGGGTTCCAGCGGCGGTTGGTCTTCTTCTTCGACCAAGGCACGTTGTGGCCGAAGCCCGGCCGCTTGTCGCAGACGTCGCACACGCTAGACATGATTGTTCTCCTGGATCAGTCACTTCCGGCCGCGCGTTGGTCGCAGCAAGACACGGTCGCCCGGGGTGCAGGGCAACCCGGCAAGGTTACCTGACAGGAAGGCGGAACCTCTAATCCGGGTCCCGCCCCGACCCGCGGACCGGACAGCAGGTCAGGAAACACACACCGGGTTCTCCGCTAGGGTAACTAGTCGTGCTGGACAGTCTGGACGCGGGTGCGGTGCGCCGCTGGTGCGCCGCCGCGCTCGCGGCGCTCCGCCGGCACCAACGCGAGATCAACGACCTCAATGTGTA
Proteins encoded in this window:
- a CDS encoding Lrp/AsnC ligand binding domain-containing protein codes for the protein MVQAYILIQTEVGKARDVAAAIVDVPGVAKVDAVTGPYDVVVLTEAQTVDELGKMVVSKVQAVPGITRTLTCSVVHL
- a CDS encoding thiamine-phosphate kinase, which produces MTVAKTGEFGLIARITARLGTGPGVLLGPGDDAALVAAPDSRVLASTDVLVEGRHFRRDWASGTEIGRRAAAANLADIAAMGGYPTALLVALCCPPDLDVAWAEELADGLAAEAALAGAAVVGGDISASPVLTIAVTALGDLRGAKPVLRGGARPGDVVAVAGRLGYAGAGLTILSRGFRSPKLLVDAYRHPEVHYAAGPQANQLGATAMLDISDGLLADLGHIATASGVAIDVQRAALDVPAAMVDAAKALGVDPYSWVLAGGDDHALAATFPPYADLTDDWHVIGRVSHGGGVTVDGRRYIGQKGWDHFR
- a CDS encoding polysaccharide deacetylase family protein; this encodes MRPLLPRTVLVAIALSLGFAVTSCGPPPGSEAGAAPTPKATAPQPTPEHQQSSPKGPERRPLAPALNGKAIGPGGSLQGTGGTTVALTFDDGPDPVQTPALLDALLQNHVRATFCLVGKQVKANPALVRRIVAEGHTVCNHSWEHRTDLGDLPDREMLSDLSATNDAIHEAEPKARIRYFRAPYGKFNKRMVDNAALLGMNSIFWDVDDLSYKDEDRGTGEVMVAFMSKRIRTLIRPGTIVLSHDFGRPQTPVTYRNMLPWLKTQFSLEPLPVTDLPDGR
- a CDS encoding DUF3515 family protein, which translates into the protein MTLVLGVAALWFVNTKAAPEPTPTSTVMPSSGVTVPGAALAEADVPRCRALVAGLPDVLGELPRRAVVGNTEQTAAYGSPAITMTCGGPATTFPPTGTLFPINGVCWYGEQAADTNVFRTVDRVTPVRVSIPTSYQGQLIAGFSSSVAAAVPAVAEPPAACKN
- the rpmB gene encoding 50S ribosomal protein L28 — translated: MSSVCDVCDKRPGFGHNVPWSKKKTNRRWNPNIQTVRTPAGGGNTKKVNVCTSCLKAGKVTRA
- a CDS encoding GNAT family N-acetyltransferase; translation: MGPLPIGLFTVSDLVFRSLPYTDPVVQRLLEEIYLDQTERYGGPDAAAVDPAEFAPPRGDFLTAWQYGEPVGCAGWRSDGDNDAELKRMYTVPAVRGRGVAIALLAAVEDSARAAGRIRLILNTGPKQPEAIALYEKCGYDPIEPYGHYKDYAEAVFLGRVL
- a CDS encoding D-alanine--D-alanine ligase family protein; the encoded protein is MNSARKIRVAVVFGGRSTEHAISAVSAGSVFAALDPDEFEVVPIGITREGHWVLTSGDPAGLALEGRTLPEVTEGSGSAVALWGGGTVVALDATAGMPGLGDVDVVLPLLHGPYGEDGTIQGLLEMAGVPYVGAGVFASAAGMDKEFTRKLLAAAGLPIGPWTVLRPGQEFDEADKERLGLPVFVKPARGGSSIGISKVTDWADLDAAIAHARAADPKVVIEAAIVGREVECGVLEGEHGGAPEASLCSEIRMVRSASGWYDFDTKYLDDACEYDLPAHLPAEVTAKLQDYAVRAFTALDCAGLARVDFFVTPELDVYINEINTMPGFTPISQFPQMWAASGLPYPKLVSRLIRTALRKGTGLR